DNA sequence from the Bacteroidota bacterium genome:
TCGAGGTGATTTATCGCACCTTCAACAGCAACTAGAGCCTTTGCAAGTAAGAAAAAATGCGCCGGTACTTTCAGTTCATGCTTCACAATAATATCCTTCAATTCAAGCAAAATAGTACTCAACTCATTTTTGTGAACTTCTCTGACCGAGTAATTATTTACAAATTCGCTAAGATCAGATTCAAGCTCCCTGAAATTAGAAATAGCTACATTATCCGAAAGCTGTTGTATGGCCCTGATAATACGTTTTACGTCCTTGGTCTTGATAGACAAGAAAAGATTGCTCAATTGCTCCAGATCCTTCTTTAATATACTGCCCATCATACCAAAATCGATATAACAAACAATGTTGCCGGGCATGATAAGTATATTACCCGCATGCGGATCCGCATGAAAAAAGCCGTACTTAAATATTTGTTTAAAAAAGGATTTCGCAATCCGCTTAGCTATTAATTTCCGATCCAGGCCGTTTGATCTCAGTTTTTCAAGATCAGATATCTTCAGTCCTCCAATGAACTCAAGCGTAAGAATATTGGTGGTGGTATATTGAGGGTAAACAGAAGGACAGCAGATATGCCCCTCTTCCGTTTCATCATTCTGAAAATTATTTTTGAAGCGCTGCACATTAACTGATTCGTGAATGAAATCAAGTTCTTTGGTTATGCTGCTTTCAAAATTTCTGACCAGTCCGACCGGATCAAAATGTTTAAGGGAGGGAATGCGTTTCATCAATACTTCGGCCACATACAGCATAACCCTGATATCGGAAACGATGATCTCCTTAATAGCGGGGCGCTGAATTTTAACCACCACCTTCTCCCCTGTTTTGAGCGATGCTTTGTGTACCTGCGCTATTGAAGCAGAAGCAAACGCAGTCTCATCAAAATCAGCAAAAATATCTTTTACTTTCGCGCCGAACTCTTTTTCAATGATCTGCACGGCCTCTTTTCCCGGAAAGGGAGGCACCGTATCCTGCAGCTTTTCAAGCTCAGTGATCAACTCAGGGGGCAATAAGTCAGGCCTGTTGCTCATTACCTGTCCAAACTTTACAAACGAAGGTCCCAGCTCTTCACACACCAGCCTCATTTTTTCCCACTTGGTTAAATGAAGCGACTGATCAAGCGTGCTTTTAGGAATAAATCGTTTAAGGAACGAGAATCGTTTCTTCTCCTCCATATAAGCCACCAGGTCCTCGAACCCATACTTAAACAACACCTTTATAATCTGGTTATACCGCTTAAGGTAGCTGAACTGGTAGTCGAAATAGTTTAAAACACCCATGCTTTATACTTTATCCAGTTTTTGTTCAACAAAAGCTATCTTTTGCTGTACCTCCACTAAAGCAATATTCAATTCTTTCACCTGTTCCTGCAATTCCTTTATTTCGTTGGAATGCGCAATATGCATTTTTTTATACATGCGTTCCGAAATTTCCTCCATTCTGAGTTCGAATTCTTCTTTTGCCTGGTTAGCTTTATGAGTCAGCCGGTATAAGATACCATCCTCATTAGACTCCTTAATATCTTCAACCAGGTCATCAAATTTATTCTTCCCTTTAACTGCCAATGCAGAGAGGTCTTCCATAAGCTCTTTGTCTTTTGACAAGGCATACAGGTTGGTGCTGATCGCCAACAGTTCGAGTATTGTTTTTGCTTTCATCTGTATATGATTTTTAAGTTGTTGCTTGTCAGATAGCTTTCACACCTACCGGCTCAAACTGCCACTGGCAGTTTGCCCTGCCATATTCATGCCGGTTAGTCACGCCTTTTGGCGTGATGGCTATTTCATTTTTGTTTAGTATATTAATTAGAACCAAAAAGTATTTTTGCTTTCGAAAGTTTATGATAAAAATCCAATTCGGTACGGTCATGCCTGGATGAATAAAGCAGCATATCAAACCCCGCCCATACCAAAAACCATCCTGCCGGCTCAAACACAACAAGAGCAATATTCACTGCCCACAATTGAATTTTTGCTATTGACAGGTAACTTACCAGTATCATTAGCAGAAATCCAAAAACAAGGAATGCAATGCCCCGTTTCTTTATTTTATCGATTGCTATTGTATAATGATGAAGATTCTTTTTTATATGATTATTCAGTCTTTTTATAATTACTGCTTCTTCCTCCGCTTTCCTGATGCCGCCCGGTAATTCCAATTTAAGTTCACTTATCAATTCATTTGTTTCCTGGCATACTTTTCTAAGTTCCCCTGTGAAATCATCGGAAAGTGAGCGACCTGAATACGGACGTGAATCAAAATCAGAGAACAGGTCATCATATCCATCAATC
Encoded proteins:
- a CDS encoding AarF/ABC1/UbiB kinase family protein; its protein translation is MGVLNYFDYQFSYLKRYNQIIKVLFKYGFEDLVAYMEEKKRFSFLKRFIPKSTLDQSLHLTKWEKMRLVCEELGPSFVKFGQVMSNRPDLLPPELITELEKLQDTVPPFPGKEAVQIIEKEFGAKVKDIFADFDETAFASASIAQVHKASLKTGEKVVVKIQRPAIKEIIVSDIRVMLYVAEVLMKRIPSLKHFDPVGLVRNFESSITKELDFIHESVNVQRFKNNFQNDETEEGHICCPSVYPQYTTTNILTLEFIGGLKISDLEKLRSNGLDRKLIAKRIAKSFFKQIFKYGFFHADPHAGNILIMPGNIVCYIDFGMMGSILKKDLEQLSNLFLSIKTKDVKRIIRAIQQLSDNVAISNFRELESDLSEFVNNYSVREVHKNELSTILLELKDIIVKHELKVPAHFFLLAKALVAVEGAINHLDPELDITLMVRPYLIKTIARNYNPLLFAKRLFNSVYEMGMYMEEFPRDLKNAMRKINAGEMKVELNHKGIDPITHTINRVSRQIVSAVIVSSLIIGSSLLIVAGMPPKWNDTSVWGIIGLILATIIGLGMFNNLRKGDKDTDD